The Deinococcus cellulosilyticus NBRC 106333 = KACC 11606 genome has a segment encoding these proteins:
- the allB gene encoding allantoinase AllB translates to MLDLLVRNAVLPGGERVDIGVQDEKFAVLTPEVQQDAKISFNAEGLTVLSGLIDMHVHFNEPGNTHWEGVFTGSRAFAAGGGCVFVDMPLNSIPTTLDRTSLEFKKEAMKQSQTDYALWGGLTPINLDCLEELAEGGVIGFKAFMSDSGLPEFENVSPGVLHQGMERAAKLGLPVAVHAEDPQHLGAYRNMEDFTASRPIAAENSAVQIALDIARDTGCHLHLVHLSNVEAVMLALNAREQGVKVSIETCPHYLFFNEQDLLDQGVLLKCAPPLRPEVDRRMLLKAVEKGWVDVIGSDHSPAPPDMKRGDFAAAWGGISSVQTTLSVLLTLGLGFEQVQKLLSEHPALLLGMQEKGRLQVGLDADFLLLDPQEKVLTVGELQDRHRLNPYLSHGLRGRVLYNFVRGHPVYERGQFSSFTPKQIQRHPQGQRL, encoded by the coding sequence ATGCTCGATCTGCTGGTCCGCAATGCCGTGCTGCCCGGTGGAGAACGTGTGGACATCGGGGTGCAGGATGAGAAATTCGCTGTGCTGACTCCAGAGGTTCAGCAGGACGCCAAAATCTCTTTTAATGCAGAAGGGCTGACGGTTCTGTCCGGGTTGATTGACATGCATGTGCACTTCAATGAGCCAGGGAACACCCACTGGGAAGGGGTCTTCACAGGCTCACGGGCTTTTGCAGCAGGTGGAGGGTGCGTCTTTGTGGACATGCCCCTGAATTCCATCCCGACCACACTGGACCGGACCAGCCTGGAGTTCAAGAAAGAGGCCATGAAACAATCCCAGACGGATTATGCCCTGTGGGGTGGTCTGACGCCCATCAACCTGGATTGTCTGGAAGAACTCGCTGAAGGGGGAGTGATTGGCTTCAAGGCTTTCATGAGCGATTCTGGCCTCCCTGAGTTTGAGAATGTGAGTCCGGGGGTGCTCCATCAGGGCATGGAGCGGGCCGCGAAACTCGGGCTGCCTGTGGCCGTGCATGCGGAAGATCCGCAGCATCTGGGGGCTTACCGGAACATGGAAGATTTCACCGCCTCCAGACCCATCGCAGCAGAGAACAGTGCCGTGCAGATTGCACTGGACATTGCGAGGGACACGGGCTGTCATCTGCATCTGGTGCACCTGTCCAATGTGGAGGCTGTGATGCTGGCCCTGAATGCCAGGGAGCAGGGGGTGAAAGTCAGCATCGAAACCTGCCCGCACTACCTGTTTTTCAACGAACAGGACCTGCTGGACCAGGGGGTTCTGCTGAAGTGTGCCCCTCCACTCAGGCCCGAGGTGGACCGCCGCATGCTCTTGAAAGCGGTGGAAAAAGGCTGGGTGGATGTGATCGGTTCAGACCACTCCCCTGCCCCACCAGACATGAAAAGAGGGGACTTTGCTGCGGCCTGGGGTGGGATTTCCAGTGTGCAGACCACCCTGAGTGTGCTGCTCACGCTCGGGCTGGGGTTTGAACAGGTCCAGAAGCTTCTCAGTGAGCATCCTGCACTGCTGCTGGGCATGCAGGAGAAAGGCAGGCTTCAGGTGGGTCTGGACGCCGATTTTCTGCTGCTGGACCCGCAGGAGAAAGTCCTCACCGTGGGTGAACTCCAGGACCGCCACAGGCTCAACCCCTATCTTTCTCATGGCCTGAGAGGTAGAGTGCTATACAACTTTGTGAGAGGACATCCAGTGTATGAAAGAGGGCAGTTTTCCAGTTTCACCCCAAAACAGATCCAGCGTCACCCTCAGGGTCAACGGCTCTGA
- the uraH gene encoding hydroxyisourate hydrolase produces the protein MAGLTTHVLDLTLGTPAEGLVLRLYRWTENRELIKEVSTNADGRTSAPLLSEDELSLGTYELEFDVLEYHNAAGITGGFLTLVPIRFTVTDLSRHYHVPLLLSAFGYSTYRGS, from the coding sequence ATGGCCGGTCTGACCACCCACGTGCTGGACCTCACCCTGGGCACCCCCGCAGAGGGTCTGGTCCTGAGGCTTTACCGATGGACAGAAAACAGGGAACTGATCAAAGAGGTCTCCACCAATGCAGATGGTCGAACGTCTGCCCCCCTGCTCTCTGAGGATGAACTCTCCCTCGGGACATATGAGCTGGAGTTTGATGTGCTGGAGTACCACAATGCTGCTGGCATCACCGGAGGGTTTTTGACCCTGGTCCCGATCCGGTTCACCGTCACAGACCTGAGCAGGCATTACCATGTGCCCCTGCTGCTCTCTGCTTTCGGGTACAGCACATACAGGGGGTCCTGA